CCGCGTCTCCGTCGATTTCGTCCGCTTCTCATATAATATGGCCATGCCCATTGCCCACTCTCTCTCCAACCCTCTTCAATGGCGactgcatcatcatcatcttcttcttcctcgtcttGTGCCGCCATCCCTCCATGGGACTACGACGTCTTCATCAGCTTCCGAGGCGACGACTCTCGCGCGGGCTTCGTCAGCCACCTCGACAGAGAGCTCCGCCGTAAGGAAGTCCGCGTCTCTATTGACTACGAGCTCGAACGGGGAGAGAAGATCGATAGCGCGCTGGAGCGGAAGATCGAGAGCTCTAGGATCGCGATCGTTGTCTTCTCCCCCAAATTCGCCGACTCCACCTGGTGCTTGTGGGAGCTGTCCAAGATTCTCGAGATGAAGCACTCGAGAGGGCAACTAGTCCGGCCGGTGTTCCTCGGCGTTGAACCGAGCCACGTGCGGAAGCAGACCGGCGTCTTTGCCGAGATTATGGTGAGGCATGAGGAGGTTTTTGGCGATGGTTCGGAGACAGTGAAAAAGTGGAGACACGCGCTGAGCGAAGCGGCCAATTTGTCCGGATGGCCTTTAGGCAACAGGTAATTGTCGAATTTTCTCAGCTAATTGATTGAGTTCTCTTGATTGCTGTTTGTGTTTGTAGAGAATTTCTGTTAGATTATGAACTCGCTAGAATTGGTAAAGATGAAATACTTTGCATAAATTTAGCAGAATTGTTCGAGAACTGGAGTTTCAATTGAGTCTGCTCAGAAGCAGGAGGCAGAACTGTGTGTTTGGAACCGGAATTCTCACTTTCAGAGTGTGGTTGTTCCGATGAATAACTTAGATGCATCCGATGTTTAAGGTGTCAAATTATAagtatcattttatttttttgatggcCAAGAATTATTGATCTCTTATTTGCTCAACTAGCTTCGAATCATGTATACCTTCCCTTAGTGTCCACCGTGTATATCTCTATGGTTAATTACTTTGGCATCTGACAACATAAAAGTTATCATCACAAGGCAAATCCAAGTACTGGAATCTGACCAGTTCTGCCGCTTAATTGGTTTACATCTTCTCGGATCAGGGGGAAGGTGTTATTTCCGATAATCCTCCTGATCAGCTTATTTGGTTTAGTTTAGCAGAGGATGTGCCCACCTGCACTAGATTAAGGAAGCCAAAGTAAATAGTTTAATCTTTGTAGAACCTAATGTTTGTTGTACGATGCATCATTTGGAAACCCGGTACTTTTCAAAGAGCTCTAACAAGTAAGTATGAAGTTCTTTAGAATATGAAAATAGAACAAGTAAATATATAACAAGTAAATATGAAGTTCTTTTGAATAGTTTTGTGGCTTAGCAGGTTGTCACATATTTTTAGTGATTGCAATTGGCAGTCTTGAATCTGAACTTATCCAGAAGATTGTTGAAGAAGTTTCAAGCAAGCTACACCGCCCGTACTTGGATGAGGCATCCAGTCACTCTTGACAAACATATACAAGCTGTTAGAATGTCATTGCATGCAGAGGACGATGGCGTTCGCGTGGTGGGTATCTGCGGGATTGGTGGAATAGGCAAGACAACTATTGCTAAAGCTATATACAATATGATTGCTGATCAATTCGAAGGTAGTAGCTTTCTGGCAAATGTTAGAGAAATTTCTAGGCGGTATGGCCTACGTAAACTGCGGGAAGCTCTACTTCGTGACATTTTGGGGGACAAAACCATTAAGGTTGGCTACATTCAGATAGGTGTAGATTTGATCAGGCAGAAGCTTGGCAATAAAAGAGTTCTATtagttcttgatgatgtggattgcATGGACCAAGTAAGGGACTTAATGGGTGAAAGAAGTTGGCTTGGTCAAGGGAGCAGAATAATGTTAACGACGAGAGATGAAGAAATACTAGTCGCTCAAAGTGCAGAAATCTATAAGGTTGGTGAACTGAATCATGATGATGCTCTTCAACTTTTCAGCTTGAATGCCTTTCAGAAACCATTCCCTACAAAAGGAGACCCCTACCCGCTTCTCTACTATAGATTTGTTCACTATGCCAAAGGTCTCCCTTTGGCTCTTATTGTATTGGGATCTTTCTTGAGTGGTAAGAGCACTGAAGAATGGAGGCGTACATTAGAAAGATTGAGTGCCACTCCTGGCGACCATATTGATGAGATTCTGAAAATTAGTTTTGATGGATTGGAAACTCATGAACAAGCTATATTTCTTGACATCGCTTGTTTCTTTAATGGGGAAGACAAAATTAAGGTAATAAAGGCTTTTGACCACTGTAACTTTTATCCAGAGAGTGGGCTTGACATTCTCTCTCAAAAATCTCTTACATACATGGAGTCAAACAAGATATGGATGCACAACTTGCTTCAAGAAATGGGTCGAGAAATCGTGCGTCGAGAATCTCCTAAAAATCCTGGAAGACGTAGCAGACTCTGGTCTTATGAGGATATTCTAAAAGTGTTACGGgataatttggtaatttttcctacAATAAGATCtgtattttcttgttctttaaaACTATGttgtttaaaatttaatggagGTATGGAACTATAGTTAGTTGATATGTGGCGCTTTGGGAGTGGCTTGACAATTTAATAGCATATACATAGGTTCTTGCATGACGATCCTGTAAATGtttttttcatctatttatGATTTATCTAACTTGTTTTCATTGCCTTTATTCGTGGTTAACTCCTGCTCTATGTTTGCTTTGGATTTAAAGGGAACAAACTCGGTTCAAGGTATTAAATTGGACATGCTTGAGCCTGGAGAGGCGATTCCTATGGGTACAAAATCCATCAAACAGATGACAAGTTTTAGACTGCTAATGCTTCGTGACAAACATTTATCTGGATGCCCCGAGAATCTTCGGAATGATATAAAGTGGCTCTGTGGGCAAGAAAACAACTTGCCAGCAACTGCAGAGAGATATGGTCCTGCGCAGCCTAGTATTCATGATTCCAGTCACGCCAACCCTGCTAAGAATGAGAAGCATCATGGTCCGATTGAAACGATCTTCTTTAGATTTCGATGCAAAGGGGCAGCATCGAGAATCTGGAAAATTAATTGCAGAGATACTCTGCCAAACTTTAAATGTATTGTGGGTACCCCACATAAGCTTGCCCAGTTTTTATGCCTCAGTGGCAAATGTGTCATGGCTATCGTTCATTACAGTGGCAAATGTGTCATAACTATCTTTCATTACAGTGGCAAATGTGTCGTGGCCATTGTGCGTAAGCTTACCAAGGGTTATCGTCATTTCAGTGGCAAATGTGTCATGGCTATCGTGCGTAAGCTTACCCAGTGTTTATGCTTAAGACACAAGCGTTTTGACAGTGATATGCTGTTGGAGGAATATTCGGTATATCCTCGTCTTTCTGACAGCTTTATTTCTCATCACTTCATTTTACTGAAATGCTTGCTGATAAATTTTGCTTCTCAGGTattcaaaaaatattcaaaggCAGAGCTGGGTCGTGCAACTAATGATTTCCGCGATGAGATTGGAAGGGGCGGTGCTGGTTCAGTGTATCGTGGGAAACTGGATGATGGGCAGGAAGTGGCCATCAAGTGGGCAAATGTAATTGAAGATGGATGGGGATACAAGATGTTCATCAGCGAGATCCAAACTCTCCGTCATTACCGTCATAACAATGTTATTCGGTTGTTGGGATTTCACGCAAGACGTAGTGAGTGCGCCCTAGTCTACGAGTACATGAACAATGGCTCGCTGTACTCACACCTTCACACTATCAGAAACCCAACTTTCATGTTGTGGAATGCACGGATCAAGGTGGCACTGGATGTCGCTAGGGGAATTGAGTACTTGCATGAATTTGCAGGTCCTCGAATTGTACACCGAGACATCAAGTCAGCAAACATCTTGCTAGATGAAAACTGGACTGCCAAACTTTCAGATTTTGGACTCTCCGTACTTCTTCCCAAGGGTGTAGATGAGTTTGAGCAGGATCGGGTTGCTGGCACCCTTGGTTATCTGGATCCAGAATATTTCCACACCCGAATGCTAACGACTAAGAGCGACGTGTATGCCTATGGCATTGTGTTGCTTGAGTTGTTATCTGGATGCAAAGTACTGGATAGGAATGAAGATGGCGAGAGATTGATAGTGAACACCATAGTTCCATGCATCCTTCAGGGCAACATCGGCCAGGCTCTGGACCCATACATGCCAACTCCGGCCCCGTTCGAGATGATTGCAGTGGAAGATATGGCTAACCTCGCTGTGGATTGTGTTCGGGGACGAGCTTTTGACCGGGCCTCGATGAGTTGTGTAGTGGACCGCCTAAGAAGTGCTTTGGCTCAATTCCCATCCGAATTGAGTGATAACACGGAAACTAGTAGATCTTGCAAATCAAGTCCATATACTCATCTCCCGTTgagtggagaaaatattcagtagTTAGCAATCACCAGGTCATCG
This region of Eucalyptus grandis isolate ANBG69807.140 chromosome 8, ASM1654582v1, whole genome shotgun sequence genomic DNA includes:
- the LOC120286717 gene encoding disease resistance protein RUN1-like isoform X1, giving the protein MRHPVTLDKHIQAVRMSLHAEDDGVRVVGICGIGGIGKTTIAKAIYNMIADQFEGSSFLANVREISRRYGLRKLREALLRDILGDKTIKVGYIQIGVDLIRQKLGNKRVLLVLDDVDCMDQVRDLMGERSWLGQGSRIMLTTRDEEILVAQSAEIYKVGELNHDDALQLFSLNAFQKPFPTKGDPYPLLYYRFVHYAKGLPLALIVLGSFLSGKSTEEWRRTLERLSATPGDHIDEILKISFDGLETHEQAIFLDIACFFNGEDKIKVIKAFDHCNFYPESGLDILSQKSLTYMESNKIWMHNLLQEMGREIVRRESPKNPGRRSRLWSYEDILKVLRDNLVIFPTIRSVFSCSLKLCCLKFNGGMEL
- the LOC120286512 gene encoding serine/threonine-protein kinase-like protein CCR4, which translates into the protein MLEPGEAIPMGTKSIKQMTSFRLLMLRDKHLSGCPENLRNDIKWLCGQENNLPATAERYGPAQPSIHDSSHANPAKNEKHHGPIETIFFRFRCKGAASRIWKINCRDTLPNFKCIVGTPHKLAQFLCLSGKCVMAIVHYSGKCVITIFHYSGKCVVAIVRKLTKGYRHFSGKCVMAIVRKLTQCLCLRHKRFDSDMLLEEYSVYPRLSDSFISHHFILLKCLLINFASQVFKKYSKAELGRATNDFRDEIGRGGAGSVYRGKLDDGQEVAIKWANVIEDGWGYKMFISEIQTLRHYRHNNVIRLLGFHARRSECALVYEYMNNGSLYSHLHTIRNPTFMLWNARIKVALDVARGIEYLHEFAGPRIVHRDIKSANILLDENWTAKLSDFGLSVLLPKGVDEFEQDRVAGTLGYLDPEYFHTRMLTTKSDVYAYGIVLLELLSGCKVLDRNEDGERLIVNTIVPCILQGNIGQALDPYMPTPAPFEMIAVEDMANLAVDCVRGRAFDRASMSCVVDRLRSALAQFPSELSDNTETSRSCKSSPYTHLPLSGENIQ
- the LOC120286717 gene encoding toll/interleukin-1 receptor-like protein isoform X2, with translation MATASSSSSSSSSCAAIPPWDYDVFISFRGDDSRAGFVSHLDRELRRKEVRVSIDYELERGEKIDSALERKIESSRIAIVVFSPKFADSTWCLWELSKILEMKHSRGQLVRPVFLGVEPSHVRKQTGVFAEIMVRHEEVFGDGSETVKKWRHALSEAANLSGWPLGNSLESELIQKIVEEVSSKLHRPYLDEASSHS